A single window of Sphingobacterium sp. ML3W DNA harbors:
- a CDS encoding tRNA-binding protein: MEDISWTDFEKVDLRVGTIQQVKDFPKARKPAYQLTVDFGPVLGIKQSSAQITVHYTKEELLGKQVVAVVNFPTKQIGNFFSECLITGFADENGDIILTTVEKKVPNGAKLM, from the coding sequence ATGGAAGATATATCTTGGACAGATTTTGAGAAAGTTGATCTGCGTGTTGGGACTATCCAACAAGTAAAAGATTTTCCAAAAGCACGAAAGCCAGCGTATCAATTGACTGTTGATTTTGGGCCGGTTTTAGGAATCAAACAAAGTAGTGCACAGATTACAGTGCATTATACCAAAGAAGAGTTACTAGGAAAACAAGTTGTTGCAGTTGTTAATTTTCCGACGAAACAAATTGGAAACTTCTTCTCAGAATGCTTGATTACAGGATTTGCTGATGAGAATGGAGATATTATATTGACTACCGTGGAAAAGAAAGTGCCGAATGGCGCGAAATTAATGTAA
- a CDS encoding nucleoside deaminase, giving the protein MRYIDFEGTSVDNADEFFMQQALKEAQLALAEGEVPIGAVIVHKGNIIGRGHNLTQRLNDVTAHAEMQAFTAAANHLGGKYLVDCTLYVTVEPCVMCAGAAYWTHITRIVYGAKDDKRGYSQFHDKILHPKTIVESGKLGEECAELVKSFFRQKR; this is encoded by the coding sequence ATGCGATATATCGATTTTGAAGGAACATCTGTGGACAACGCAGATGAATTTTTTATGCAGCAGGCTTTAAAAGAAGCGCAGTTAGCACTTGCAGAGGGAGAAGTTCCAATTGGTGCTGTAATAGTACATAAAGGAAATATTATAGGCAGAGGTCATAATCTAACGCAACGATTGAATGATGTAACTGCACATGCTGAAATGCAGGCATTTACAGCAGCAGCTAATCATTTAGGAGGAAAGTATTTGGTGGATTGCACCTTATATGTGACAGTTGAACCATGCGTGATGTGTGCTGGGGCTGCTTATTGGACCCATATTACACGTATCGTTTATGGTGCGAAAGATGATAAACGGGGCTATTCACAATTCCATGATAAAATCTTACACCCAAAAACAATTGTGGAGTCAGGTAAATTAGGCGAAGAATGCGCAGAGCTCGTTAAATCATTTTTTCGTCAAAAACGATAG
- a CDS encoding superoxide dismutase, with protein sequence MAFVLEALPYSADALEPHIDKATMEIHHDRHHQAYVDNLNKAIAGTDAENLSLEDIIKNISKYPAAVRNNGGGHYNHKLFWTVLGPNAGGEPTGELATAINENFGSFAELKTQLQNAGATRFGSGWSWLIVNAEGKLQVTSTPNQDNPLMDVAEVKGTPILGIDVWEHAYYLKFQNKRPAYLEEIFNVINWDAVAKNYAAAK encoded by the coding sequence ATGGCATTTGTATTAGAGGCGCTACCATACTCGGCAGACGCATTGGAACCACATATTGATAAGGCTACTATGGAAATTCACCATGATAGACATCATCAAGCATACGTAGATAACTTAAATAAAGCAATTGCTGGTACAGACGCAGAAAATTTGTCTTTAGAAGATATCATAAAAAATATCAGTAAGTATCCTGCAGCAGTACGTAATAACGGCGGTGGACATTATAATCATAAACTTTTCTGGACGGTGTTAGGTCCAAATGCTGGTGGAGAGCCAACAGGCGAATTAGCAACTGCAATCAATGAAAATTTTGGTTCTTTCGCAGAATTGAAAACACAATTGCAAAATGCTGGTGCAACACGTTTCGGTTCTGGTTGGTCTTGGTTAATTGTAAACGCGGAAGGTAAATTACAAGTAACTTCAACTCCAAATCAAGACAATCCTTTGATGGATGTTGCAGAAGTAAAGGGTACACCAATTTTGGGTATTGATGTTTGGGAACATGCATACTACTTAAAATTCCAAAATAAGCGTCCAGCTTACTTAGAAGAAATCTTCAATGTAATCAATTGGGATGCAGTAGCAAAAAATTATGCTGCAGCTAAATAA
- the msrA gene encoding peptide-methionine (S)-S-oxide reductase MsrA, producing MMKKNNYFGLLALILCCTLWTSCQSKSKKDQKISFDLLPDSQIGSIDTATFAAGCFWCVEAQLKTLDGVQQVISGYTGGKLKDPTYAQVITGKTGHAEAINVVYDPNKITYDTLLEAFFIAHDPTQLNKQGNDVGTQYRSAIFVHDKQQLAKVNYYLKKMKEEQLYDEPIVTVVAPYTVFYKAEDYHQDYYANNKEDRYCQFVIKPKLEKFKHIFTSTAKD from the coding sequence ATGATGAAAAAAAATAATTACTTCGGTCTTCTCGCGCTGATTTTGTGTTGTACTTTGTGGACCTCTTGCCAATCTAAAAGTAAGAAAGATCAAAAAATATCCTTTGATCTTCTGCCAGATTCCCAAATCGGTAGTATAGACACCGCAACTTTTGCAGCCGGTTGTTTCTGGTGTGTTGAGGCACAACTCAAGACCTTGGATGGTGTGCAGCAAGTTATTTCCGGCTATACGGGTGGGAAGTTAAAGGATCCTACATATGCACAGGTTATAACAGGTAAGACAGGGCATGCCGAGGCCATCAATGTGGTCTATGATCCGAATAAAATCACATACGATACCTTATTAGAAGCTTTCTTTATCGCACACGATCCTACGCAATTAAATAAGCAAGGAAATGATGTGGGAACGCAGTATCGTTCCGCTATTTTTGTCCATGACAAACAGCAATTAGCGAAAGTAAATTATTATTTAAAAAAAATGAAAGAAGAGCAGCTGTATGATGAACCTATTGTTACAGTAGTTGCACCATATACAGTGTTTTATAAGGCCGAAGATTATCATCAAGATTACTATGCTAATAACAAAGAAGACCGCTACTGTCAATTCGTGATTAAACCAAAATTGGAAAAGTTTAAACATATTTTTACCAGTACAGCTAAAGACTAA
- the pruA gene encoding L-glutamate gamma-semialdehyde dehydrogenase, which yields MIKGFFNVPTPTNEPVYSYAVGTKERKLLKAAIDEARAKQVDVPMYIGGKEVRTDKKVSMNPPHDHQHILGQYSQGTKSHVTDAINAALAAKNDWENLPWEDRAAIFLKAAELASTKYRYKLNAATMLAQSKNPYQAEIDAACEFTDFLRFNVQYMTQIYEQQPPVSGKGVWNRVEQRPLEGFVFALTPFNFTAIAGNLPSCVAMMGNVVVWKPSNAQIYSAQVLMEIFIEAGLPAGVINLVYVSGPDAGDVIFKHPDFAGIHFTGSTGVFQDIWKTIGQNIHLYKTYPRIVGETGGKDFIVIHPTADLQVTNTALVRGAFEYQGQKCSAASRAYIPASMWPALKDAMTADINSFKIGGTEDFTNFINAVIDEKSFDKLAKYIDRAKESNDAEVVIGGTYDKSKGYFITPTVILAKKSDYETMSEELFGPVLTIFVYEDDKWEETLEIVDKTSIYALTGSVIAKDRYAIAQATHALRNAAGNFYVNDKCTGAVVGQQPFGGARGSGTNDKAGSMINLLRWVSPRTIKETFNPDTNYKYPFLEEGE from the coding sequence ATGATAAAGGGATTTTTTAATGTACCTACACCTACAAATGAGCCAGTTTACTCATATGCTGTTGGTACAAAAGAACGTAAATTATTAAAAGCAGCGATTGACGAAGCGCGTGCTAAACAAGTTGACGTTCCGATGTATATTGGCGGAAAAGAAGTGCGTACGGATAAAAAGGTATCCATGAATCCACCTCATGATCACCAACACATTTTAGGACAATATAGTCAAGGTACAAAAAGTCATGTAACGGATGCTATCAACGCGGCGTTAGCAGCTAAAAATGATTGGGAAAATTTACCATGGGAAGACCGTGCCGCTATCTTTTTAAAAGCAGCTGAATTAGCTTCGACAAAATATCGTTATAAACTGAATGCGGCAACGATGTTAGCGCAGTCAAAAAACCCATATCAAGCAGAGATTGATGCAGCATGTGAGTTCACAGATTTTTTGCGTTTCAATGTACAGTACATGACTCAGATCTATGAACAACAACCTCCAGTATCAGGAAAAGGAGTGTGGAACCGTGTAGAGCAACGCCCTTTAGAAGGTTTTGTTTTCGCTTTGACACCATTTAACTTTACAGCCATTGCTGGTAATTTACCTTCGTGTGTAGCGATGATGGGTAACGTAGTCGTATGGAAACCGTCTAATGCACAGATTTATTCTGCACAAGTTTTAATGGAGATTTTCATTGAAGCAGGTTTACCAGCAGGAGTGATCAACTTAGTATATGTATCAGGACCTGATGCAGGTGATGTGATTTTCAAACACCCAGACTTTGCTGGTATCCATTTTACTGGTTCTACAGGTGTTTTCCAAGATATCTGGAAGACAATAGGACAAAACATTCACCTTTATAAAACATACCCTAGAATCGTAGGTGAAACAGGTGGAAAAGATTTTATTGTCATTCACCCAACAGCGGACTTACAGGTTACCAATACAGCATTAGTGCGCGGTGCTTTTGAATACCAAGGACAAAAATGTTCAGCAGCTTCTCGTGCATATATTCCTGCATCGATGTGGCCTGCTTTGAAAGATGCGATGACTGCTGATATTAATTCATTCAAAATTGGAGGTACGGAAGATTTCACAAACTTTATCAATGCTGTTATCGATGAGAAGTCTTTCGATAAGCTTGCGAAATACATTGACCGTGCTAAAGAATCAAATGATGCTGAAGTAGTAATCGGTGGTACTTACGATAAATCTAAAGGTTATTTTATTACACCAACTGTCATCTTGGCTAAAAAATCTGATTATGAAACAATGTCCGAAGAGTTATTTGGACCAGTTTTGACGATTTTTGTTTATGAAGACGATAAGTGGGAAGAAACGTTAGAGATCGTAGATAAAACATCTATTTATGCCCTAACAGGTTCTGTTATCGCTAAAGATCGTTATGCAATAGCGCAAGCAACACATGCATTGCGTAATGCTGCAGGTAACTTCTATGTTAATGATAAATGTACTGGAGCGGTAGTAGGTCAACAACCATTCGGAGGAGCTCGTGGTTCTGGTACGAACGATAAAGCAGGTTCGATGATTAATTTATTACGTTGGGTATCTCCACGTACGATCAAAGAAACTTTTAATCCAGATACAAACTATAAGTATCCGTTCTTAGAAGAAGGCGAATAA
- a CDS encoding metallophosphoesterase family protein, producing the protein MSINRRKFLEALTLAGITLPSVTFANHKRENTNDEKFSFIVPAYLQNQIESSITVFSILNKPAFAWLELLDDNNQVITKIYQSEDGMLEANTDLFKFEIATAPRKFKYRVAAKEVLKFDPYKISYGEEIQSDVFTATLASQDQEQIRALIYNDVHENMDTYRELVPNKNTDIYDFSILNGDSFHYVTNQVDLTEKLLKPFSFFATDKPFIMNRGNHETRGAFSRHFKKYFGYPDNKFYQSFKLGPIYWIFLDSGEDKPDTHEVYGGTVDYDNYRKEQASWLEKVLQSKERKTAQHTIVVSHIPVFHADDWHGTLHNRSTFHPLFQKYRIDAMITGHTHKYGYYPPDQDHNYTLFIGGGPKVGERTIIDVMGDKKNLDIKMIKDNGDLLGHLKKS; encoded by the coding sequence ATGAGTATCAATCGAAGAAAATTTTTAGAGGCCTTAACCCTAGCTGGCATAACTTTGCCGAGCGTCACATTTGCTAATCACAAGAGGGAAAACACGAATGATGAAAAATTTAGTTTCATTGTCCCTGCATATTTACAGAATCAAATCGAGAGCAGTATTACTGTATTTTCTATACTCAATAAACCTGCTTTTGCTTGGTTAGAATTATTAGATGATAATAATCAGGTCATCACTAAAATTTATCAAAGTGAAGATGGCATGCTTGAAGCAAATACGGATCTTTTTAAATTTGAAATAGCAACAGCACCTAGAAAATTTAAATATAGAGTAGCGGCTAAGGAGGTACTTAAGTTTGACCCCTATAAAATTTCTTATGGGGAAGAAATCCAATCGGATGTTTTTACGGCTACGTTAGCGAGTCAAGATCAGGAGCAGATTCGCGCCTTGATTTACAATGACGTCCATGAAAATATGGATACGTATCGGGAATTAGTGCCAAATAAAAATACGGATATATATGATTTTTCGATCCTCAATGGAGATTCTTTTCACTATGTAACCAATCAAGTTGATCTTACGGAAAAACTGCTTAAGCCTTTTTCTTTTTTTGCTACCGATAAACCTTTTATCATGAATCGTGGGAATCATGAAACACGAGGTGCTTTTTCACGCCATTTCAAAAAGTATTTTGGTTATCCAGACAATAAATTCTATCAATCTTTCAAATTAGGTCCGATTTACTGGATCTTTTTAGATAGTGGTGAGGATAAACCCGATACTCATGAAGTATATGGGGGAACTGTGGATTATGACAACTACCGAAAAGAACAAGCTTCTTGGTTAGAGAAAGTATTGCAGTCTAAAGAAAGAAAAACAGCCCAGCATACGATAGTAGTTAGCCACATTCCTGTTTTTCACGCTGATGATTGGCACGGAACATTACATAACCGCTCAACCTTTCACCCGTTGTTTCAAAAATATAGAATTGATGCCATGATTACAGGTCACACCCATAAATATGGTTACTACCCACCTGATCAAGATCATAATTACACCTTATTTATTGGAGGTGGACCGAAAGTTGGGGAGCGTACAATAATTGATGTGATGGGTGATAAAAAAAATCTAGATATAAAAATGATTAAAGATAATGGTGATCTTTTAGGACATCTTAAAAAGTCATAA
- a CDS encoding endonuclease/exonuclease/phosphatase family protein → MKKYILYCFTLLTLSCSTRMLSAQELKILTYNIHHGNPPSEDASIINLDTIAAIIKRTNADLVGLQEIDVNLSRSQNIDQAKKLAELTGMHYFFSKGIDLDAGEYGTVILSKHPIVKTERFELPSPIDSEKRSLAIIHIKLNGKTIKFANTHLDLKKENRLAQSAFIVDKFKNDKNLVILVGDLNARPEEQPILNLEQIFKRSQIKNGFTIPEVNPDHEIDFIMLNKAPQLSFKNHSVLEEAYASDHRPVYVEIYTPQ, encoded by the coding sequence ATGAAAAAATATATCCTTTATTGTTTTACACTTTTGACTCTATCGTGCAGTACACGAATGCTTTCAGCTCAGGAATTAAAGATTCTGACTTACAATATCCATCATGGTAATCCACCCAGTGAAGATGCAAGCATTATTAATCTAGATACCATTGCAGCAATTATAAAGAGAACCAATGCCGACTTGGTAGGTTTACAAGAAATTGATGTTAACCTAAGTAGATCTCAAAATATCGATCAGGCAAAAAAATTAGCGGAGCTCACAGGAATGCATTATTTCTTTTCTAAGGGTATTGATTTAGATGCAGGTGAATATGGAACGGTCATTCTTTCAAAGCACCCAATTGTAAAGACAGAACGTTTTGAGCTTCCATCTCCTATTGATAGCGAAAAAAGAAGCCTTGCAATCATCCATATTAAACTAAATGGAAAAACAATCAAATTTGCGAACACTCATCTTGATCTGAAAAAAGAAAATAGGCTCGCACAAAGTGCTTTCATTGTTGACAAATTCAAGAATGACAAAAATTTGGTTATTCTAGTTGGTGATTTAAATGCACGCCCTGAAGAGCAGCCTATCCTTAATTTAGAGCAAATATTTAAACGTAGTCAAATAAAAAATGGATTTACAATTCCTGAGGTAAACCCAGACCATGAAATTGACTTCATCATGTTAAATAAAGCTCCTCAATTATCATTTAAAAATCATTCTGTTTTAGAAGAAGCATATGCTAGCGATCACAGACCTGTATATGTAGAAATTTATACGCCACAATAG
- the recA gene encoding recombinase RecA — translation MSNPDKLKALQLTLDKLEKSYGKGAIMKLGDTTVDPIESISTGSLGLDIALGIGGVPKGRVIEIYGPESSGKTTLATHIIAEAQKQGGIAAFIDAEHAFDKYYAQKLGVDVENLLIAQPDNGEQALEIADNLIRSGAIDIIVIDSVAALVPKAEIEGEMGDSKMGLQARLMSQALRKLTGTISKTNCCCIFINQLREKIGVMFGNPETTTGGNALKFYASVRLDIRRTSQIKDSDEVSGNRVKVKIVKNKVAPPFRIAEFDIMFGEGISKVGEIIDLGVEYNIIKKAGSWFSYGETKLGQGRDAVKSLLHDNPDLADELEAKIRAEVSGIDPNLALEEG, via the coding sequence ATGAGCAATCCAGATAAATTAAAAGCATTACAGCTTACATTAGATAAATTAGAGAAATCATATGGTAAAGGCGCCATAATGAAATTAGGAGATACGACTGTTGACCCAATTGAATCAATCTCTACAGGTTCTTTAGGTCTTGATATCGCATTGGGTATTGGGGGCGTTCCTAAAGGTCGTGTCATTGAGATTTATGGTCCTGAATCTTCTGGTAAAACAACTCTAGCGACACATATCATTGCTGAAGCTCAAAAACAAGGCGGTATTGCTGCATTTATCGATGCAGAGCATGCTTTTGATAAATACTACGCTCAAAAATTAGGCGTTGATGTAGAAAATTTATTAATTGCTCAACCTGATAACGGCGAGCAGGCTTTAGAAATTGCCGATAATTTAATTCGTTCGGGAGCTATTGACATTATTGTCATTGACTCCGTTGCGGCTTTAGTTCCTAAGGCAGAGATTGAAGGTGAGATGGGTGATTCAAAAATGGGACTTCAAGCCCGTTTAATGTCTCAAGCATTACGTAAATTAACTGGTACTATTTCGAAAACAAACTGTTGTTGTATTTTCATCAACCAACTTCGTGAAAAAATCGGTGTTATGTTTGGTAATCCAGAGACAACAACTGGTGGTAACGCATTAAAATTCTACGCTTCTGTACGTTTGGATATTCGCCGTACTTCTCAGATAAAAGATTCAGATGAAGTATCTGGTAACCGTGTAAAAGTAAAAATCGTTAAAAATAAAGTAGCTCCTCCATTCCGTATCGCTGAATTTGATATCATGTTTGGTGAAGGTATTTCTAAAGTTGGTGAAATCATCGATTTAGGAGTTGAATACAATATCATTAAGAAAGCGGGTTCATGGTTTAGCTATGGCGAAACAAAATTGGGACAAGGTCGTGATGCTGTAAAATCATTATTACATGACAACCCTGATTTAGCCGATGAATTGGAAGCTAAAATTAGAGCTGAGGTTTCTGGCATTGATCCTAACCTAGCTTTAGAAGAAGGTTAA
- the nth gene encoding endonuclease III yields MLKKDRYKAFVEYFSKNSPDAQTELNYSNPYELLVAVILSAQCTDKRINLVTPKLFQQFPDAEALACSTSDEVFTYIRSVSYPNNKAKHLVGMAKMLVSEFDSIVPEKIEDLIKLPGVGRKTANVISSVVYNKPAMAVDTHVFRVSNRLGLTSRATTPLAVEKQLVKHLPVETIAIAHHWLILHGRYICLARKPQCDKCAITYMCKYFEKAHQIKEIKEKSVEK; encoded by the coding sequence ATGTTGAAAAAAGATAGATATAAAGCTTTTGTAGAATATTTTTCTAAGAATAGCCCGGATGCACAGACAGAATTAAATTATAGCAACCCTTATGAATTATTAGTCGCTGTCATATTATCTGCCCAATGCACCGATAAACGAATCAATTTGGTCACCCCAAAGCTTTTTCAACAATTTCCAGATGCCGAAGCATTAGCATGTAGCACTTCTGATGAGGTTTTTACCTATATCCGTTCAGTCAGTTACCCCAATAATAAAGCTAAACATCTAGTTGGCATGGCAAAAATGCTGGTCAGTGAATTCGATTCTATCGTTCCTGAAAAAATAGAGGATTTGATTAAGCTCCCAGGTGTGGGACGGAAAACAGCAAATGTAATTTCTTCGGTTGTATATAATAAACCGGCCATGGCCGTAGATACACATGTCTTTCGTGTCAGTAATCGGCTTGGTTTAACCAGCAGGGCGACAACTCCATTAGCCGTAGAGAAGCAACTGGTCAAACACTTACCTGTAGAGACCATCGCTATAGCGCACCATTGGTTGATATTGCATGGACGTTATATCTGCTTAGCCCGCAAACCGCAATGTGACAAATGTGCCATTACCTATATGTGTAAATACTTTGAAAAGGCCCACCAGATTAAAGAAATCAAAGAAAAATCAGTCGAAAAATAA
- a CDS encoding S8 family serine peptidase: MRLKRLLYVFAIGLIPTFGHAQENKSVPDNWFNLDYEKDGVLGISTEKTYESLLRGKKSVPVIVAVLDGGVDVLHEDLKHVVWINVKDSVANGIDNDKNGFINDKYGWNFIGNASGENVQFDNLELTRLIRKNAPKFEGVTATTILTDQERRDYNAYSKMVIAYNEKLDEAKYGALNYVALKESVDNLIKDINKDKSAITPADLDSLNPTVNRQKIAIRIAKEEIERAGSFTRFYEDLKSGAEYFGNQVAYHLNKDYDSRSIVGDNYNDASEYHYGNSDVTGPDALHGTHVAGIIAADRKNSIGIKGVADNVQILSVRLVPDGDERDKDVANGIRYAVDNGAKVINMSFGKSYAYNKNTVDAAVQYAMSKDVLLVHAAGNDSEDNDISTNYPNKYFTDSLGAITDTAHAWITVGATGPRKDEELLASFSNYGKTSVDVFAPGLYINSTAPHSEYKEEQGTSMAAPVVAGLAGMLRSYYPQLTALETKEIIMDSVVKVEDTVRIKLEDGSFKTVNLADISISGGIVNAYNAVEKANDYIAKKKK; this comes from the coding sequence ATGAGATTAAAGAGATTGCTTTATGTATTTGCTATTGGACTAATTCCAACTTTCGGCCATGCCCAAGAAAACAAAAGTGTGCCTGATAATTGGTTCAATTTGGATTATGAGAAAGATGGTGTACTTGGTATAAGTACAGAAAAAACTTACGAAAGTTTATTAAGAGGAAAAAAGTCCGTTCCGGTTATCGTTGCCGTTCTAGATGGGGGTGTTGATGTCCTTCATGAGGACTTAAAGCATGTCGTGTGGATAAACGTAAAAGATAGTGTAGCTAATGGCATAGATAATGATAAGAACGGATTCATCAATGACAAGTATGGTTGGAATTTCATTGGTAATGCTTCGGGAGAAAATGTACAATTCGATAATTTGGAACTGACCCGGCTAATCCGTAAAAATGCACCAAAATTCGAGGGCGTGACTGCTACAACAATATTAACCGACCAAGAGAGGCGAGATTATAATGCTTATTCAAAAATGGTGATAGCATATAACGAAAAACTTGATGAAGCCAAGTATGGTGCTTTGAATTATGTTGCATTGAAGGAAAGTGTTGACAATCTCATAAAAGATATCAATAAAGATAAATCGGCAATAACGCCAGCAGATCTGGATAGTCTGAATCCTACTGTGAACCGTCAAAAAATTGCTATTCGCATTGCTAAGGAGGAAATAGAACGAGCAGGTAGTTTCACTCGGTTTTATGAAGACTTAAAATCGGGAGCCGAATACTTTGGCAATCAAGTCGCTTACCATCTGAATAAAGATTATGACTCCCGTTCAATTGTTGGGGATAACTATAACGATGCGAGCGAATATCATTATGGTAACTCGGATGTTACGGGGCCGGACGCGTTACATGGCACACATGTAGCTGGTATCATTGCGGCAGATCGTAAAAACAGCATCGGTATTAAAGGAGTAGCCGATAATGTTCAGATACTTTCGGTACGCCTTGTCCCTGATGGTGACGAACGTGATAAAGATGTCGCTAATGGCATTCGTTATGCGGTAGATAATGGTGCTAAAGTCATTAATATGAGCTTTGGTAAAAGTTATGCTTATAATAAAAATACAGTAGACGCTGCAGTACAGTATGCGATGTCTAAGGATGTTCTATTGGTGCATGCTGCGGGTAATGACAGTGAGGATAATGATATTTCGACAAATTATCCAAATAAATATTTTACAGATAGTTTAGGTGCAATTACTGATACTGCTCATGCATGGATAACCGTTGGTGCAACTGGCCCACGTAAAGACGAAGAGCTCCTCGCTAGCTTTTCTAATTATGGTAAGACTTCTGTAGATGTATTCGCACCTGGATTATATATCAATTCTACTGCACCACATTCGGAGTATAAAGAAGAGCAAGGTACGAGTATGGCTGCACCTGTAGTGGCAGGATTAGCGGGAATGTTGCGTTCTTACTACCCACAGTTAACAGCTTTGGAGACAAAAGAAATCATCATGGACTCAGTTGTAAAAGTCGAGGATACGGTCCGCATCAAATTAGAAGATGGCTCATTTAAAACTGTGAATTTGGCTGATATTTCTATCTCAGGTGGAATTGTGAATGCCTATAATGCTGTGGAAAAGGCAAATGATTATATCGCAAAAAAGAAAAAGTAA